A single region of the Desulfurella sp. genome encodes:
- the hypF gene encoding carbamoyltransferase HypF, protein MFAIKAKVYGIVQGVGFRPVLYNALKKYTGWVRNSSCCVEIYIESKRALNIEKIIIKNKPQNAFIKSIDSVIFKIKKHAYNSFIIKYSKDDTQKNINITPDWGICKKCEQELFDSSNRRFLHPLITCTDCGPRFSIAKDGLFDRNNTTMNAFKMCKMCATEYSDSANRRFHAQTISCKECGPKYFYVKNKRVESKDIKAVKKAAFDLENSKVGLLKGIGGYHLICNAFDEYAVEKIKYIKQREEKPFAVIAKNIETAKKLAYLSKKEIEILNSQIKPIVLAKYKDERLKFVNIKSPFVGMMLAYAPIHLLLFYFSNLECIVATSANLSEFSLIYKDRDAVDFSGVDFVLLHNRKIIRPIEDSIVHFSLNKQIIFRYARGYAPSPFYLKGIKPNILALGADMKNNIAISLKDTVILSQYTPDLSNYENYEQFNKKVDDFLSFFDIKKVDMAICDRHPNYLSSNYARQTFANVFEVQHHKAHFASVLMEHNHCGDCIGIVLDGTGFGDDGNIWGGEIFVKMDKTIERIGHIKNMKLYFGEKAIKEPYRIAASYIYDITGDIEYVKYLFSDYSNVIELMPKMPYSITSSAGRLFDAVSALLNIKHKNTFEAQSAMLLEYEARKHKTSKILDYKIDNFIIDFSMTLKTIAQRRDLVSARLFHNTFVDAIYQNTMSISKQTGIKTVALSGGVFQNDIVFSLLYKKLAKAGLNVLFNSRFPINDGGVAIGQIYIAKEGLCV, encoded by the coding sequence TTATCATTAAAAATAAACCGCAAAATGCATTTATAAAATCTATAGATAGCGTTATTTTTAAAATAAAAAAACATGCCTACAATAGTTTTATTATTAAATACAGTAAAGATGATACTCAAAAAAATATAAATATAACGCCAGATTGGGGTATTTGCAAAAAATGCGAGCAAGAATTATTTGATAGCTCAAACAGGCGTTTTTTGCATCCTTTGATTACATGCACAGATTGTGGACCCAGATTTAGTATTGCAAAAGATGGTTTGTTTGATAGAAACAATACCACAATGAACGCATTTAAAATGTGCAAAATGTGCGCAACAGAATATTCTGATAGCGCAAATAGGCGTTTTCATGCTCAAACCATTTCTTGTAAAGAATGTGGCCCAAAATATTTTTATGTAAAAAACAAACGGGTTGAATCAAAAGATATCAAAGCCGTTAAAAAGGCAGCTTTTGATCTGGAAAATTCTAAAGTTGGTTTATTAAAAGGTATAGGCGGTTATCATTTAATTTGCAATGCATTTGATGAATATGCTGTTGAAAAGATAAAATACATAAAACAAAGAGAAGAAAAACCGTTTGCTGTAATTGCAAAAAACATTGAAACTGCAAAAAAACTTGCTTATCTATCAAAAAAAGAAATTGAAATACTAAACTCACAAATAAAACCAATTGTGCTTGCAAAATATAAAGATGAACGCTTAAAGTTTGTAAATATCAAAAGCCCGTTTGTAGGTATGATGCTTGCTTATGCTCCAATACACTTGCTTTTGTTTTATTTTTCAAACCTGGAGTGCATTGTTGCAACGAGTGCAAACTTAAGTGAATTTTCGCTTATTTACAAAGATAGGGATGCTGTAGATTTTAGTGGTGTAGATTTTGTGTTGCTTCACAATAGGAAAATTATAAGACCAATTGAAGATTCTATTGTACACTTCAGTTTAAATAAGCAAATAATTTTTAGGTATGCAAGGGGCTATGCACCTTCGCCATTTTATCTAAAAGGTATTAAACCAAACATTTTAGCATTGGGTGCTGATATGAAAAACAATATAGCAATAAGCCTTAAAGATACGGTAATTTTATCCCAATACACGCCAGATTTATCAAATTATGAAAACTATGAGCAATTTAATAAAAAAGTTGATGATTTTTTATCATTTTTTGATATAAAAAAAGTTGATATGGCTATTTGTGATAGGCATCCAAATTATTTATCAAGCAATTATGCAAGGCAAACATTTGCCAATGTGTTTGAAGTACAGCACCACAAAGCGCATTTTGCAAGCGTTTTAATGGAACACAACCACTGTGGTGATTGTATTGGGATAGTGCTTGATGGTACAGGTTTTGGTGATGATGGCAATATTTGGGGTGGTGAAATTTTTGTAAAAATGGATAAAACCATAGAACGCATTGGACATATTAAAAATATGAAACTTTACTTTGGAGAAAAAGCCATAAAAGAACCATACAGAATAGCAGCTTCGTATATTTATGATATAACAGGCGATATCGAGTATGTTAAATACTTATTTTCTGATTATAGCAATGTAATTGAGCTTATGCCGAAAATGCCTTATTCGATCACAAGCTCAGCAGGCAGGTTATTTGATGCAGTAAGCGCTCTTTTAAACATAAAACACAAAAACACTTTTGAAGCCCAATCTGCAATGCTTTTAGAGTACGAAGCAAGAAAACACAAGACTTCTAAGATACTTGATTATAAGATTGATAATTTTATTATTGATTTTTCAATGACACTAAAAACAATTGCACAAAGACGCGATTTAGTAAGCGCAAGACTTTTTCATAATACTTTTGTTGATGCAATATATCAAAATACAATGTCTATATCAAAGCAAACTGGCATAAAAACGGTTGCACTCTCAGGTGGCGTATTTCAAAACGATATAGTTTTTAGTTTACTATATAAAAAATTAGCCAAAGCTGGTTTAAATGTACTGTTTAACTCAAGATTTCCGATAAACGATGGTGGTGTAGCCATAGGTCAAATCTACATTGCAAAGGAGGGATTATGTGTATAG
- a CDS encoding HypC/HybG/HupF family hydrogenase formation chaperone gives MCIGIPMQIVEVYEDGISGVVEAGGTKKHCFFMLIDNPKVGDYVLVHAGNAIAKLDEQEAKENLELIEQCLLGAKGATE, from the coding sequence ATGTGTATAGGTATACCGATGCAAATTGTTGAAGTTTATGAAGATGGAATAAGTGGTGTTGTTGAAGCAGGTGGTACAAAGAAACACTGTTTTTTTATGCTAATAGACAACCCAAAAGTAGGGGACTATGTGCTTGTGCATGCAGGAAACGCTATTGCAAAACTAGACGAACAGGAAGCAAAAGAAAACTTAGAGCTAATAGAACAATGCTTGTTGGGGGCAAAAGGTGCAACTGAGTAA
- the hypD gene encoding hydrogenase formation protein HypD: MQLSKFKDKDLVLALAQSIKVKSKNFENLRIMHVCGTHENSIVRYALRDLLPENIKLLAGPGCPVCVTSSKDIDAIINYGIKNNCTIATFGDMLRVKGSNYSLFSASKMGLSVKMVYGLDEAIDFAKKSRQDVIFFSVGFETTAAPIASIIKSISLPENLSFFSVHKYTPNGVLELLKAGKLNIDALILPGHASIVSGLVPYEKVSSDFKLPCVAAGFEPVDILSTILMIINQIENNTCKVENEYERLLSYEGNKLAQKALNDVFDIVPSIWRGLGTIENSGFEFKKTYDFLNAKVKFNIPFSEDYIEEQKGCRCAEVILGLIEPTQCPMFSKVCNPHNPVGPCMVSDEGTCRNWWEVKGEI; this comes from the coding sequence GTGCAACTGAGTAAGTTTAAAGACAAAGATTTAGTATTGGCGCTTGCTCAAAGCATAAAAGTCAAATCAAAAAATTTCGAGAATTTGCGCATTATGCATGTGTGTGGCACACACGAGAATTCTATAGTAAGATACGCACTAAGGGATTTATTGCCAGAAAATATAAAGCTTCTTGCTGGACCTGGATGTCCTGTATGTGTTACAAGCTCAAAAGATATAGATGCTATAATAAACTATGGTATAAAAAATAATTGCACAATTGCCACATTTGGCGATATGTTGAGGGTAAAAGGAAGCAATTATTCACTTTTTAGTGCAAGCAAGATGGGTCTTAGCGTTAAGATGGTTTATGGTTTAGATGAAGCAATAGATTTTGCAAAAAAAAGCAGACAAGATGTGATATTTTTTTCTGTGGGGTTTGAAACTACAGCAGCTCCCATTGCAAGCATAATAAAAAGTATAAGCTTGCCAGAAAATTTAAGCTTTTTCAGTGTCCACAAATACACGCCAAATGGTGTTTTAGAATTGTTGAAAGCAGGCAAGTTAAATATTGATGCATTAATATTGCCTGGACACGCAAGCATAGTTTCGGGCTTGGTGCCTTATGAAAAGGTCTCAAGCGATTTTAAACTACCCTGCGTTGCGGCTGGTTTTGAACCAGTTGATATTTTAAGTACTATACTGATGATAATAAACCAGATTGAAAATAATACCTGCAAGGTAGAAAACGAGTATGAAAGGCTTTTGAGCTATGAAGGCAACAAGCTTGCTCAAAAAGCTCTAAATGATGTTTTTGATATTGTGCCTAGCATATGGAGGGGGCTTGGTACAATAGAAAATAGTGGTTTTGAGTTTAAAAAAACATATGACTTTTTAAATGCAAAGGTAAAATTCAATATTCCATTTAGCGAAGATTATATAGAAGAACAAAAAGGTTGCAGATGCGCAGAAGTTATTTTAGGTTTGATTGAGCCAACGCAATGCCCAATGTTTTCCAAAGTATGCAATCCTCACAATCCTGTAGGGCCGTGTATGGTATCAGATGAAGGTACATGCAGAAACTGGTGGGAGGTTAAAGGTGAAATTTGA